From the Hevea brasiliensis isolate MT/VB/25A 57/8 chromosome 15, ASM3005281v1, whole genome shotgun sequence genome, one window contains:
- the LOC110662024 gene encoding TATA-box-binding protein-like — MAARRNNPSGIVPTIQNIVSTVDLDCVLDLNHIALHSRNSEYFPKRFSAVIMRIKDPKTTALIFASGKMVCTGAKTEAQSKLAARKFARIIQKLGFPAKFRDFRIQNIVASCDVQFTIRLEKFACTSHGAFSTYEPELFPGLIYRMKQPKLVLLIFVSGNVVIAGAKKRDDFYTAFDNIYPVLAEFKK; from the coding sequence atgGCTGCCAGGAGGAACAACCCTTCAGGTATAGTTCCTACCATACAGAACATTGTATCGACAGTAGATTTGGACTGCGTATTGGATCTTAACCACATAGCACTGCATTCTCGCAATTCTGAGTACTTTCCTAAGCGTTTCTCCGCTGTGATTATGAGAATCAAGGATCCCAAAACTACTGCCTTGATTTTTGCCTCTGGCAAGATGGTCTGCACTGGTGCAAAAACCGAAGCGCAGTCTAAACTTGCTGCCAGGAAGTTTGCAAGAATTATTCAGAAGCTAGGGTTTCCTGCCAAGTTTAGAGACTTCAGGATTCAGAATATTGTTGCCTCTTGCGATGTTCAGTTCACTATCAGACTTGAGAAGTTTGCCTGCACATCCCATGGTGCCTTTTCCACCTACGAACCTGAACTCTTCCCTGGCCTTATCTACCGCATGAAACAGCCAAAGCTCGTGTTGCTTATCTTTGTCTCTGGGAACGTTGTGATCGCTGGAGCCAAGAAAAGGGATGACTTCTACACTGCCTTCGACAACATATACCCTGTTCTTGCAGAGTTCAAGAAGTAA